In a single window of the Melioribacteraceae bacterium genome:
- the uvrB gene encoding excinuclease ABC subunit UvrB, which produces MSNFELVSNYQPSGDQPKAIAELLEGINRGDKHQVLLGVTGSGKTFTMSNIIKEYNRPTLIISHNKTLAAQLYSEFKSFFPNNAVEFFISYYDYYQPEAYVVKRDLYIEKDFAVNEEIDRLRLKATTSLIEGRNDVLIVASVSCIYGIGAPEEYARQIIFLHKGQIVERKKILRSLIDIYYTRNDSDFTRGTFRARGDVVEVIPAYQYEEAVRIEFWGDEIERLSIIDSITGDVIKEVDSIPIYPAKYFVTTKEQVNKAIISIEEELREQLKYFWSQEKYVEAQRLEQRTKFDIEMMREIGYCSGVENYSRHMDGRPPGSRPFCLFDYFPKDYLLIIDESHVTIPQIRGMYNGDRSRKEVLVEHGFRLPSALDNRPLKFEEYEGLTNKIIYVSATPANYEFEKSNGSFVEQVIRPTGLLDPEIEIRPIKGQIDDLIGEIRNRVVLKERVLVTTLTKKMAEDLTDYLDKLKIKVRYIHSEVDALERVEIIRDLRIGGFDVLVGVNLLREGLDLPEVSLVAIIDADKEGFLRSERSLMQTAGRTARNSNGKVIMYADKITESMRKTIEETIRRRKLQMEYNKEHGITPKTIFKSVEEILNSTSIADVRKKDNEKEEAAFMRVAEPVIKYMSLDQRKELLDQMTEEMLNAAKDLEFERAAQLRDEIEKMKKLIK; this is translated from the coding sequence ATGTCCAATTTTGAATTAGTTTCAAACTACCAGCCCTCTGGGGATCAGCCCAAAGCAATTGCTGAATTATTAGAAGGAATTAACCGGGGGGATAAACATCAGGTTCTGCTTGGCGTTACCGGTAGCGGTAAAACCTTTACAATGAGCAATATTATAAAGGAATATAACCGCCCAACTTTAATCATCTCTCATAATAAAACGCTAGCTGCTCAACTATACAGTGAATTTAAATCCTTCTTTCCAAACAATGCTGTTGAATTTTTTATTAGCTACTACGATTATTACCAACCCGAGGCTTATGTAGTTAAGCGGGATCTTTATATAGAAAAGGATTTTGCTGTTAATGAAGAGATCGATCGTTTACGGCTGAAAGCCACCACATCATTAATCGAAGGAAGAAATGATGTACTAATTGTGGCGAGTGTTTCATGTATTTATGGAATAGGCGCTCCGGAGGAATATGCCCGACAAATAATCTTTTTGCATAAAGGGCAGATTGTAGAAAGAAAAAAAATACTGCGTAGTTTAATTGATATATATTACACAAGAAACGATTCCGATTTTACTAGAGGAACTTTCCGCGCTCGAGGTGATGTGGTTGAAGTTATCCCCGCATATCAATATGAGGAAGCCGTTCGTATTGAGTTTTGGGGCGATGAGATTGAAAGACTTTCAATAATTGATTCGATCACCGGAGATGTTATAAAAGAGGTTGATTCTATTCCTATATATCCGGCAAAGTATTTTGTTACAACTAAAGAACAGGTTAACAAAGCAATAATTTCAATTGAAGAAGAGCTGAGAGAACAATTAAAGTATTTCTGGAGCCAAGAAAAATATGTTGAGGCTCAAAGATTAGAACAGCGAACAAAGTTCGATATAGAAATGATGAGAGAAATTGGATATTGTTCAGGAGTAGAAAATTATTCAAGACATATGGATGGAAGACCTCCCGGCTCAAGACCGTTTTGTTTGTTCGATTATTTTCCAAAAGATTATTTATTAATTATTGACGAAAGCCATGTTACAATTCCGCAAATTCGGGGAATGTATAATGGTGACCGTTCAAGAAAAGAGGTTCTTGTTGAACATGGATTTCGATTACCGAGCGCTCTTGATAACCGTCCTTTAAAGTTTGAGGAGTATGAAGGACTTACAAATAAAATTATATATGTAAGTGCCACCCCGGCTAATTATGAATTCGAGAAATCGAACGGTTCTTTTGTTGAGCAGGTAATTAGACCAACAGGATTGCTTGATCCCGAGATAGAAATAAGACCTATCAAAGGACAGATTGATGATTTAATAGGTGAAATTAGAAATCGTGTTGTTTTAAAAGAGAGAGTCCTTGTTACAACTTTAACTAAAAAAATGGCAGAAGATTTAACAGATTATCTCGATAAGCTGAAAATCAAAGTTCGATACATTCATAGTGAGGTTGACGCTCTCGAAAGGGTTGAAATTATTCGTGATTTGAGAATTGGTGGTTTTGATGTATTGGTAGGTGTAAATCTTTTAAGAGAGGGTTTGGATTTACCCGAGGTTTCACTTGTGGCAATAATTGATGCAGATAAAGAGGGATTTCTACGAAGCGAGAGATCATTAATGCAAACAGCTGGACGAACTGCGCGAAATTCAAATGGAAAGGTAATTATGTATGCGGATAAAATTACTGAATCCATGAGAAAAACTATTGAAGAAACAATCCGCCGACGAAAGCTTCAAATGGAGTACAACAAGGAACATGGAATTACTCCAAAAACAATTTTTAAAAGTGTTGAGGAGATTCTTAATTCAACATCTATTGCAGATGTAAGAAAGAAAGATAACGAGAAGGAAGAAGCCGCGTTTATGAGGGTTGCTGAGCCGGTAATTAAATATATGAGCCTGGACCAACGAAAAGAATTATTAGATCAGATGACTGAAGAAATGCTTAATGCCGCTAAAGATTTAGAATTTGAGAGGGCGGCACAATTAAGAGATGAAATAGAAAAAATGAAAAAATTAATCAAGTAA
- a CDS encoding SufE family protein, which translates to MSITERQEEIVKVFDELLEWEDKYKKIIDIGKSLPSLDESIKTDKYKLSGCQSQVWINAKLTDGKIIFEADSDAAIVKGLVAILVRVYSNETPEEILSHPPEFLQKIGIDKHLSPTRKNGLGAMMKQIQLYAAVFKSIVAKKT; encoded by the coding sequence ATGTCCATAACCGAAAGACAGGAAGAGATTGTTAAAGTATTTGATGAGCTTTTAGAGTGGGAGGATAAGTATAAAAAGATTATAGATATAGGTAAATCTCTTCCATCGTTAGACGAAAGCATAAAAACAGACAAGTATAAATTGAGCGGCTGTCAATCTCAGGTTTGGATTAATGCGAAGCTTACTGATGGTAAGATTATTTTTGAGGCAGATAGCGATGCGGCAATTGTGAAAGGATTGGTGGCAATTTTGGTAAGGGTTTATTCTAATGAAACACCTGAAGAAATACTTTCTCACCCGCCCGAATTTTTGCAGAAAATTGGAATTGATAAACACCTTTCTCCAACAAGGAAAAATGGATTAGGTGCAATGATGAAGCAGATACAGTTATATGCGGCAGTATTTAAATCTATAGTTGCAAAAAAAACTTAA
- a CDS encoding DUF3078 domain-containing protein, whose amino-acid sequence MKKSILFLMLTLTMYNFAQTDSVKINPWVPSFVVGVGINQIAFTNWVKGGENSIAWTLFGNFKYDKVGDKWSFRNQIKGAYGRSKVGEATYRTTDNDLYIENLASYNVGWSVNPFFSNAVRTQISKGFDYKTSPTSPINISDLFDPGYITQTLGFTYDQYKSIITRFGIAFQEVVTNKFTQYSDDPKTVEIEKFKFETGVESVTDFDYTIDTNINWKSKLRFFSRFENLGVWDVYWDNSITASVNSWLKVNFGYTMLHEVSQSKKTQIRQGLQIGITYTIL is encoded by the coding sequence ATGAAAAAATCGATTTTGTTTTTAATGTTAACTTTAACCATGTACAATTTTGCACAAACCGACTCGGTTAAGATTAATCCATGGGTTCCCTCATTCGTAGTTGGTGTTGGAATTAATCAAATTGCGTTTACAAATTGGGTAAAAGGTGGTGAAAACTCAATTGCATGGACACTCTTCGGTAATTTTAAGTATGATAAAGTTGGAGATAAGTGGAGTTTTCGTAATCAGATAAAGGGGGCATATGGAAGATCAAAGGTTGGTGAAGCAACATACCGAACAACAGATAATGATCTATATATAGAAAATTTAGCATCCTACAATGTTGGCTGGTCTGTAAATCCATTTTTTTCAAACGCCGTAAGGACACAAATCTCAAAAGGATTTGATTATAAAACAAGCCCAACTTCTCCAATAAATATTTCAGATCTTTTTGATCCCGGTTATATTACTCAGACACTTGGTTTTACTTATGACCAGTATAAAAGTATAATTACACGTTTCGGTATAGCTTTTCAGGAAGTTGTAACGAATAAATTTACCCAATACTCCGATGACCCCAAAACTGTGGAAATAGAGAAGTTTAAGTTTGAAACAGGAGTTGAATCGGTCACTGATTTCGATTATACTATCGATACTAATATTAATTGGAAAAGCAAGCTTCGATTTTTCTCTCGGTTCGAAAATTTGGGCGTGTGGGATGTTTATTGGGATAATTCAATTACTGCAAGCGTAAATAGCTGGCTGAAAGTAAATTTTGGGTACACAATGCTTCATGAAGTTTCTCAATCGAAGAAAACTCAAATTAGGCAAGGATTACAGATAGGTATTACATATACTATTTTATAA
- a CDS encoding anti-sigma factor antagonist — translation MMSLKSKISEINNITVIKLGGEYDSRSREEIKDIILSGLKRANNKKLVVDFSELTGQRSIVETIQRAESMPKEFKTVKIAHIESVLNMRLANDEETIHRNRGFKFKSFLNINDGINWLKGQS, via the coding sequence ATGATGAGCCTAAAATCAAAAATTAGTGAGATTAATAACATTACGGTTATTAAGCTTGGCGGAGAGTATGACTCCAGATCTCGCGAGGAAATTAAAGATATTATACTAAGTGGATTAAAGCGGGCAAACAACAAAAAACTCGTAGTTGATTTTTCGGAGCTAACAGGACAGCGTTCAATTGTTGAAACAATACAGAGAGCCGAATCAATGCCCAAAGAATTTAAAACTGTAAAAATTGCTCATATCGAATCTGTATTAAATATGCGACTTGCCAACGATGAAGAAACAATTCATAGAAACCGTGGATTCAAATTTAAATCCTTCCTTAACATCAATGATGGTATTAATTGGCTTAAGGGGCAATCATAA
- a CDS encoding aminotransferase class I/II-fold pyridoxal phosphate-dependent enzyme: MAHNNNLKFDSICVHGGIGDYEFGPVVPPIYQTSTFRFKDSAHGAALFKGEVDGYIYTRMKNPTIEAMENAVAQLEGGFKGLGCASGMAAVNTVLTTLLKSGDHIVCSRSVYGPTRTLVETVLSKFGVESTFVNSENFNEIESAFKPNTTVLYLETPGNPTLSITDIETAVKFAHDKNALVVIDNTFMSPALQQPFEFGVDVILHSMTKFLNGHADVVGGVVVVRDQEMYLKMRKVLNQLGGVIDPFNSFLVHRGLKTLSLRMKKHTENSLPVAEFLEKHPKVKWVRYPGLKSHPQYELGLKQHKAFGGMISFELNGGYKAGEILMNSVKFCQLAVSLGGVETLIQHPASMTHLTMGKEAREEAGITDGLVRLSVGIEDVTDIIADLEQALQKITD, from the coding sequence ATGGCGCACAACAATAATTTAAAGTTTGATTCTATATGTGTTCATGGTGGTATAGGTGATTATGAATTTGGACCGGTCGTTCCTCCAATATATCAAACATCTACATTTCGATTTAAAGATTCCGCACACGGCGCCGCATTATTTAAGGGAGAGGTTGACGGATACATTTATACAAGAATGAAAAACCCAACAATTGAAGCTATGGAAAATGCTGTTGCTCAACTTGAGGGGGGATTCAAAGGATTGGGATGCGCTAGCGGAATGGCCGCTGTAAACACTGTTTTAACAACCCTATTAAAATCGGGAGATCATATCGTGTGTTCCCGTTCTGTTTACGGTCCTACCCGTACACTCGTTGAAACTGTATTATCAAAATTTGGGGTTGAATCAACTTTCGTTAATTCAGAAAATTTTAATGAAATTGAATCGGCATTTAAGCCAAACACAACGGTTCTATATCTTGAAACTCCCGGTAATCCAACTTTGTCAATAACGGATATAGAAACTGCGGTAAAATTTGCCCACGATAAAAACGCATTGGTTGTAATCGATAATACATTTATGAGCCCTGCACTCCAACAACCATTTGAATTTGGAGTTGATGTAATCTTACATAGCATGACCAAATTTTTAAATGGTCACGCAGATGTTGTTGGTGGAGTAGTGGTGGTTCGTGATCAAGAGATGTATTTAAAAATGAGAAAAGTTTTGAATCAATTGGGCGGAGTTATAGATCCCTTTAATTCCTTTCTAGTCCACAGAGGATTAAAAACTTTATCGTTGCGAATGAAAAAGCACACAGAGAATTCATTACCGGTTGCGGAATTTTTAGAGAAACACCCTAAAGTTAAGTGGGTACGTTATCCCGGACTAAAGAGTCATCCTCAATATGAACTTGGATTAAAACAACACAAAGCATTTGGCGGGATGATTTCATTTGAACTCAATGGGGGCTACAAGGCTGGTGAAATATTAATGAACTCGGTAAAGTTTTGTCAACTCGCCGTTTCTCTCGGAGGAGTTGAAACCCTAATTCAACATCCGGCAAGTATGACTCATTTAACTATGGGAAAGGAAGCAAGAGAAGAAGCGGGAATAACTGATGGACTGGTTCGGCTTTCTGTAGGTATTGAAGATGTGACTGATATTATTGCGGATCTTGAGCAAGCATTACAAAAAATTACTGATTAA
- the gyrA gene encoding DNA gyrase subunit A — translation MTTIFEKVVPVSLEEEMKSSYIDYAMSVIVARALPDVRDGLKPVHRRVLFGMHELGVPFNKPYKKSARIVGEVLGKYHPHGDSSVYDTMVRMAQEWSLRYTLVDGQGNFGSVDGDSPAAMRYTEARLSRIADEMLRDLDKNTVDFSSNFDDTLQEPTVMPSYLPNLLVNGASGIAVGMATNIPPHNLSEVIDGLVTIIDDPKLKPEELIKIVKAPDFPTGGIIYGYEGVREALLTGRGRVVIRAKANIETLKNDRENIVITELPFQVNKASLIEKIAELVRDQKIEGISNIRDESDRDGMRVVIEMKRDGQPAVTLNQLFKHTQMQVTFGVIMLALVNGAPKVLTLREMMDHFLDHRMEVLIRRTQFDLDAAERRAHILEGFIIALDNIDEVIDTIKKSRDVETAKNNLMRKFKLSEIQAKAILDMRLQRLTGLERKKIEDEYKEVIKFIQKLKAILASEKLRKQIIKDELLALKEKYGDERRTEIIYDFKEFALEDIIAEEDVVVTISHQGFIKRFPVSGYRRQARGGKGVTGAGTKEEDFIEHMFVASTHHYIMFFTDKGKCYWLKVHEIPEGGRAAKGRSILNLIEKEKEEKISAFVTVKEFTDDKFVVMFTKNGTIKKTVLSAYSNIRRGGINAINLAAGDSLIEAKLSEGNNDIIIGTKHGMAIRFKEKDVRDMGRTATGVRGINLGKNDEVIGAIVVRNATSLLVVTEKGFGKRSEIEDYRLTKRGGKGVITVKTSEKNGLLMAMKEVNDTDELVIITTGGMVIRQNLKEIRVMGRNTQGVRLIRLNDDDAIADIARVIPEEEDGE, via the coding sequence ATGACAACAATTTTTGAAAAAGTTGTACCCGTATCACTTGAAGAAGAAATGAAATCATCCTACATCGATTACGCCATGAGCGTTATTGTTGCAAGAGCTTTACCAGATGTAAGGGATGGACTAAAACCAGTTCACCGAAGAGTATTGTTTGGAATGCATGAGCTTGGTGTTCCATTTAATAAACCCTATAAAAAATCAGCTCGTATTGTGGGCGAAGTGCTTGGTAAATATCACCCACATGGTGATAGCTCAGTTTATGATACAATGGTTCGTATGGCACAGGAATGGTCGTTACGATACACATTAGTTGATGGGCAGGGAAACTTTGGCTCGGTTGATGGAGATTCCCCAGCGGCTATGCGATATACTGAAGCTAGATTATCAAGAATTGCTGATGAGATGCTTCGAGACCTTGATAAAAATACAGTTGATTTTTCTTCTAATTTTGATGACACGCTTCAAGAACCTACTGTCATGCCCTCTTATTTACCAAATTTATTGGTTAATGGAGCGAGCGGTATAGCAGTTGGGATGGCAACTAATATTCCCCCCCATAACCTTAGTGAAGTTATAGACGGATTGGTAACTATAATTGATGATCCGAAACTTAAACCCGAAGAGCTAATTAAAATTGTAAAAGCCCCCGATTTTCCAACTGGCGGAATTATTTATGGATACGAAGGTGTTCGTGAAGCATTGCTTACAGGTCGAGGCCGTGTTGTTATTAGAGCAAAAGCAAATATCGAAACACTTAAAAACGATAGAGAAAATATTGTTATTACCGAACTACCTTTTCAAGTTAATAAAGCTTCATTAATTGAAAAAATTGCCGAGCTTGTTCGCGATCAAAAAATTGAAGGTATATCAAATATTCGAGACGAAAGTGATCGAGACGGAATGCGCGTTGTTATTGAAATGAAAAGAGATGGTCAACCTGCAGTTACATTAAATCAATTATTTAAACACACACAGATGCAGGTAACTTTTGGCGTTATTATGCTCGCGCTTGTTAATGGAGCTCCAAAAGTATTAACTCTCCGCGAAATGATGGATCATTTTCTTGATCATAGAATGGAAGTGTTGATTAGAAGAACTCAGTTTGATTTAGATGCCGCCGAAAGACGTGCGCATATATTGGAAGGGTTCATTATTGCGCTAGATAATATAGACGAAGTAATTGATACAATTAAGAAATCGCGCGATGTTGAAACCGCAAAAAATAACTTGATGCGTAAATTCAAACTTTCTGAAATTCAAGCCAAAGCAATTCTTGATATGAGATTGCAACGATTAACAGGTCTTGAAAGAAAGAAAATAGAAGATGAATACAAAGAGGTTATAAAGTTTATTCAAAAGTTAAAAGCAATACTTGCGAGCGAAAAATTGAGAAAGCAAATCATTAAAGACGAATTGCTTGCGCTTAAGGAAAAGTATGGCGATGAAAGAAGAACAGAGATTATCTACGATTTTAAAGAGTTTGCTTTAGAAGATATTATTGCCGAAGAAGATGTAGTTGTAACTATTTCACATCAAGGGTTTATAAAAAGATTTCCAGTAAGCGGATACAGAAGACAAGCCCGAGGCGGAAAAGGTGTTACCGGCGCCGGAACAAAAGAAGAGGATTTTATTGAACATATGTTTGTTGCCTCAACGCACCATTATATTATGTTCTTTACAGATAAAGGAAAGTGCTATTGGCTTAAGGTGCACGAAATACCCGAAGGAGGGCGTGCCGCTAAAGGTAGATCTATTCTTAATTTAATTGAAAAAGAGAAAGAGGAAAAAATCTCTGCCTTTGTTACGGTTAAAGAATTTACTGATGATAAGTTTGTAGTAATGTTTACTAAAAATGGTACTATTAAAAAAACAGTACTCTCTGCTTATTCAAATATTCGTCGCGGTGGAATTAACGCAATTAATCTTGCTGCGGGGGATTCTTTAATTGAAGCAAAACTAAGTGAAGGCAATAATGATATAATTATCGGCACCAAGCATGGTATGGCTATACGATTTAAGGAAAAAGACGTTAGAGATATGGGAAGAACCGCAACGGGAGTTCGAGGTATTAACTTGGGAAAAAATGATGAAGTTATAGGGGCAATTGTTGTTCGTAATGCAACTTCACTTCTTGTTGTTACAGAAAAAGGTTTTGGAAAACGTTCCGAGATAGAAGATTATAGATTGACAAAAAGAGGCGGTAAAGGAGTTATTACAGTAAAAACTTCGGAGAAGAATGGCTTATTAATGGCAATGAAAGAGGTTAATGACACCGATGAGCTTGTTATCATAACCACCGGCGGAATGGTCATCCGGCAAAATCTAAAAGAAATTAGAGTAATGGGAAGAAATACACAAGGAGTTCGGTTAATTAGATTAAATGATGACGATGCTATTGCAGATATCGCGCGGGTAATTCCAGAAGAAGAAGATGGTGAATAA